Proteins encoded together in one Stutzerimonas stutzeri window:
- the prpF gene encoding 2-methylaconitate cis-trans isomerase PrpF — MAHLPQIRIPATYMRGGTSKGVFFRLQDLPQSCQVPGAARDKLFMRVIGSPDPYSAHIDGMGGATSSTSKCVILSKSSRPDHDVEYLYGQVSIDKPFVDWSGNCGNLSTGAGAFALHAGLVDASRIPDNGTCVVRIWQANIGKTIIAHVPVANRQVQETGDFELDGVTFPAAEIVLEFLDPSDDGEEGGSMFPTGSLVDDLEVPGIGTLKATMISAGIPTVFVNAEDIGYQGTELREDINGNPEALARLESIRVAGALRMGLIKTAEEALTRQHTPKVAFVSRPKSYRASSGKTIEAGEVDLLVRALSMGKLHHAMMGTCAVAIGTAAAVPGTLVNLAAGGGERQAVRFGHPSGTLRVGAEAKQIDGQWTVTKAIMSRSARVLMEGWVRVPGDAF; from the coding sequence ATGGCTCATCTTCCCCAGATCAGGATTCCTGCCACCTACATGCGTGGCGGCACCAGCAAGGGCGTGTTCTTCCGTCTGCAGGATCTCCCGCAGAGCTGCCAGGTGCCGGGTGCTGCCCGCGACAAGCTGTTCATGCGCGTGATCGGCAGCCCTGACCCGTACTCGGCGCACATCGATGGCATGGGCGGCGCCACATCGAGCACCAGCAAATGCGTCATTCTGTCGAAGAGCAGTCGCCCCGATCACGACGTCGAGTACCTCTATGGCCAGGTGTCGATCGACAAGCCCTTCGTCGACTGGAGCGGTAACTGCGGCAACCTCTCTACCGGCGCCGGTGCCTTCGCGCTGCACGCAGGGCTGGTGGACGCCTCGCGTATCCCGGACAACGGCACCTGCGTAGTGCGGATCTGGCAGGCCAACATCGGCAAGACCATCATCGCCCATGTGCCGGTAGCCAACCGGCAGGTACAGGAAACCGGCGACTTCGAGCTGGACGGTGTGACCTTTCCGGCTGCGGAAATCGTGCTGGAATTCCTCGATCCGTCCGATGATGGCGAGGAGGGCGGCTCGATGTTTCCGACCGGCAGCCTGGTCGACGACCTGGAGGTGCCCGGTATCGGCACGCTCAAGGCGACCATGATCAGTGCGGGCATCCCGACAGTATTCGTCAATGCCGAGGACATCGGCTATCAGGGCACGGAGTTGCGCGAGGACATCAACGGCAATCCGGAGGCGCTGGCTCGTCTGGAGTCGATTCGCGTAGCCGGAGCGCTGCGGATGGGCTTGATCAAGACCGCTGAGGAGGCGTTGACCCGCCAGCACACGCCGAAGGTTGCGTTCGTTTCCCGGCCGAAAAGCTATCGTGCGTCGTCCGGCAAGACCATCGAAGCGGGTGAGGTGGATCTGCTCGTGCGCGCACTGTCCATGGGCAAGCTGCACCACGCCATGATGGGCACCTGTGCGGTGGCCATCGGCACGGCGGCGGCGGTGCCCGGTACGCTGGTCAATCTTGCCGCGGGTGGTGGTGAGCGTCAGGCCGTGCGCTTCGGGCATCCGTCCGGCACGTTGCGCGTCGGTGCCGAGGCGAAGCAGATAGACGGCCAGTGGACCGTGACCAAAGCCATCATGAGCCGCAGCGCGCGGGTGCTGATGGAAGGCTGGGTGCGGGTCCCCGGTGATGCCTTCTAA
- a CDS encoding pyruvate, water dikinase regulatory protein, with protein sequence MKRTAFFISDGTGITAETLGQSLLAQFENITFTKLTRPYIDTAEKARAMVQQINNAAEKDGGRPIIFDTLVNQEIRDILAESNGFMIDIFSSFLAPLEHELMSRSSYSVGKSHSISHNANYMERIEAVNFALDNDDGARTRYYDKADLILVGVSRCGKTPTCLYMAMQYGIRAANYPLTEDDMERLQLPSALKEYKDKLFGLTIDPDRLAAIRNERKPNSRYASFAQCEFEVREVENLFRRENINFINSTHFSVEEISAKILVEKGVERRLK encoded by the coding sequence ATGAAACGAACTGCTTTCTTCATTTCGGACGGCACAGGCATCACCGCGGAAACCCTGGGCCAGAGTCTTCTGGCACAGTTCGAGAACATCACTTTCACGAAACTGACGCGCCCGTACATCGACACCGCGGAAAAAGCGCGGGCCATGGTACAGCAAATCAATAATGCCGCGGAAAAGGACGGTGGCCGGCCGATCATCTTCGACACGCTGGTTAACCAGGAAATCCGTGACATTCTGGCCGAATCCAATGGCTTCATGATCGATATCTTCTCTTCGTTCCTTGCTCCGCTGGAACATGAGCTGATGTCACGTTCCTCCTATTCCGTGGGCAAATCCCACTCGATCAGCCACAACGCCAACTACATGGAGCGTATCGAGGCAGTCAACTTCGCCCTCGACAACGACGATGGTGCACGCACCCGCTACTACGACAAGGCGGACCTGATCCTGGTTGGCGTTTCCCGCTGCGGCAAGACGCCAACCTGCCTGTACATGGCGATGCAGTACGGCATCCGCGCCGCCAACTACCCGCTCACCGAGGACGACATGGAGCGCCTGCAGCTGCCCAGTGCACTCAAGGAGTACAAGGACAAGCTGTTCGGTCTCACCATCGACCCGGACCGCCTGGCTGCCATCCGCAACGAACGCAAGCCCAACAGCCGCTACGCCAGTTTCGCCCAATGCGAATTCGAAGTGCGCGAGGTGGAAAACCTGTTCCGCCGCGAGAACATCAACTTCATCAACTCCACGCATTTTTCGGTCGAGGAAATCTCGGCCAAGATCCTGGTGGAGAAAGGCGTCGAGCGTCGACTCAAATAA
- the ppsA gene encoding phosphoenolpyruvate synthase, with the protein MVEYVVSLDKLGNHDVERVGGKNASLGEMISNLAGAGVSVPGGFATTAQAYRDFLELSGLNDQIHALLDALDVDDVNALAKAGAQIRQWVMDAEFPPQLDADIRTAFAEMSGGNDNMAVAVRSSATAEDLPDASFAGQQETFLNIRGVDNVIRAAKEVFASLFNDRAIAYRVHQGFDHKLVALSAGVQRMVRSETGTAGVMFTLDTESGFRDVVFITGAYGLGETVVQGAVNPDEFYVHKQTLEAGRPAILRRNLGSKAIKMVYGDEAKAGKSVKTVDVDAADRARFCLTDEEVTNLAKQAMIIEKHYGRPMDIEWAKDGDDGKLYIVQARPETVKSRSSANVMERYLLKEKGTVLVEGRAIGQRIGAGPVKVIHDVSEMDKVQPGDVLVSDMTDPDWEPVMKRASAIVTNRGGRTCHAAIIARELGIPAVVGCGNATEILKDGQRVTVSCAEGDTGLIFDGELGFDIRQNSIDAMPELPFKIMMNVGNPDRAFDFAHLPNEGVGLARLEFIINRMIGVHPKALLNFEGLPADVKSSVEKRIAGYDDPVNFYVEKLVEGVSTLAAAFWPKKVIVRLSDFKSNEYANLIGGKLYEPEEENPMLGFRGASRYISDSFRDCFELECRAMKKVRDVMGLTNVELMVPFVRTLGEASQVVDLLAKYGLKRGENGLRVIMMCELPSNALLADEFLEFFDGFSIGSNDMTQLTLGLDRDSGIIAHLFDERNPAVKKLLANAIQACNKAGKYIGICGQGPSDHPDLAKWLMEQGIESVSLNPDSVLDTWFFLADRQI; encoded by the coding sequence TTGGTAGAGTACGTAGTTTCCCTCGATAAGCTCGGCAATCATGACGTTGAGCGTGTAGGGGGCAAGAACGCCTCCCTGGGCGAGATGATCAGCAACCTCGCCGGTGCCGGCGTTTCCGTACCGGGCGGTTTCGCCACGACGGCTCAGGCCTATCGCGACTTCCTCGAACTCAGCGGTCTGAACGATCAGATCCACGCTCTGCTCGATGCCCTCGACGTGGATGACGTCAACGCCCTGGCCAAGGCCGGCGCGCAGATCCGCCAGTGGGTCATGGACGCCGAGTTCCCGCCGCAGCTCGACGCCGACATTCGCACGGCCTTCGCCGAAATGTCCGGCGGCAACGACAACATGGCCGTCGCGGTCCGCTCCTCGGCCACCGCCGAAGACCTGCCGGATGCGTCCTTTGCCGGCCAGCAGGAAACCTTCCTCAACATCCGTGGCGTGGACAACGTGATCCGCGCGGCCAAGGAAGTGTTCGCCTCTCTGTTCAACGACCGTGCCATTGCCTACCGCGTGCACCAGGGTTTCGATCACAAGCTGGTCGCCCTGTCCGCCGGTGTACAGCGCATGGTCCGCTCGGAAACCGGCACCGCCGGTGTGATGTTCACCCTCGACACCGAATCGGGCTTCCGTGATGTGGTCTTCATCACCGGCGCCTACGGCCTTGGCGAAACTGTTGTGCAGGGCGCGGTCAACCCGGACGAGTTCTACGTCCACAAGCAGACGCTGGAAGCGGGTCGCCCGGCTATCCTGCGCCGCAACCTGGGCAGCAAGGCGATCAAAATGGTCTATGGCGACGAAGCCAAGGCCGGCAAGTCGGTCAAGACTGTCGACGTCGATGCAGCCGACCGTGCGCGCTTCTGCCTGACGGATGAAGAGGTCACCAACCTCGCCAAGCAGGCGATGATCATCGAGAAGCACTACGGCCGCCCGATGGACATCGAATGGGCCAAGGACGGTGACGACGGCAAGCTGTACATCGTCCAGGCCCGTCCGGAAACCGTGAAGAGCCGCAGCAGCGCCAACGTGATGGAGCGTTACCTGCTGAAGGAGAAGGGCACCGTACTGGTCGAGGGTCGTGCCATCGGCCAGCGCATCGGCGCAGGCCCGGTCAAGGTCATCCACGACGTGAGCGAGATGGACAAGGTCCAGCCGGGCGACGTGCTGGTCTCCGACATGACCGATCCGGATTGGGAACCGGTGATGAAGCGCGCCAGCGCCATCGTCACCAACCGCGGCGGGCGTACCTGTCACGCAGCGATCATCGCCCGTGAGCTGGGTATTCCGGCAGTAGTCGGCTGCGGCAATGCCACCGAAATCCTCAAGGATGGCCAGCGCGTTACTGTCTCCTGTGCGGAAGGCGATACCGGCCTGATCTTCGATGGCGAACTGGGCTTCGACATTCGCCAGAACTCCATCGACGCCATGCCGGAGCTGCCGTTCAAGATCATGATGAACGTCGGCAACCCGGATCGCGCCTTCGACTTCGCCCACCTGCCGAACGAAGGCGTCGGCCTGGCCCGCCTCGAGTTCATCATCAACCGCATGATCGGCGTGCACCCCAAGGCGCTGCTGAATTTCGAAGGCCTGCCGGCCGACGTGAAGAGCAGCGTCGAGAAGCGCATCGCTGGTTACGACGACCCGGTCAACTTCTATGTCGAGAAGCTGGTCGAGGGCGTCAGCACCCTGGCAGCAGCGTTCTGGCCGAAGAAGGTCATCGTGCGCCTGTCGGACTTCAAGTCCAACGAGTACGCCAACCTGATCGGCGGCAAGCTCTACGAGCCGGAAGAAGAGAACCCGATGCTGGGCTTCCGCGGAGCCTCGCGCTACATCAGCGACTCGTTCCGCGACTGCTTCGAGCTTGAATGCCGCGCGATGAAGAAGGTCCGCGACGTCATGGGGCTGACCAACGTCGAGCTGATGGTGCCGTTCGTGCGCACACTGGGCGAAGCATCCCAGGTTGTCGATCTGCTGGCGAAGTACGGGCTCAAGCGTGGCGAGAATGGCCTGCGGGTCATCATGATGTGCGAGCTGCCGTCCAACGCTCTGCTGGCTGACGAGTTCCTCGAGTTCTTCGATGGTTTCTCCATCGGCTCCAACGACATGACTCAGCTGACTCTGGGCCTGGATCGCGACTCCGGAATCATTGCCCACCTGTTCGACGAGCGTAATCCGGCGGTGAAGAAGCTGCTCGCCAATGCCATCCAGGCGTGCAACAAGGCTGGCAAGTACATCGGTATCTGCGGTCAGGGCCCGTCGGATCATCCGGATCTGGCCAAGTGGCTGATGGAGCAGGGCATCGAGAGCGTGTCGCTGAATCCGGATTCCGTGCTGGACACCTGGTTCTTCCTGGCTGATCGCCAGATCTGA
- the rraA gene encoding ribonuclease E activity regulator RraA yields MQYVTPDLCDAYPDLVQVVEPLFSNFGGRDSFGGEIVTIKCFEDNSLVKDQVDVDGTGKVMVVDGGGSLRRALLGDMLAEKAARNGWEGLIIYGCVRDVDVLAQTELGVQALASHPMKTDKRGIGDLNVPVTFCGVTFRPGEYVYADNNGIIVSPEPLSMPQ; encoded by the coding sequence ATGCAATACGTCACGCCTGATCTGTGCGACGCCTATCCTGACCTGGTACAGGTCGTCGAACCGCTGTTCAGCAATTTCGGCGGTCGCGATTCCTTCGGTGGGGAGATCGTGACCATCAAGTGCTTCGAGGACAACTCGCTGGTCAAGGACCAGGTTGACGTCGACGGTACCGGCAAGGTGATGGTCGTCGACGGTGGTGGCTCGCTGCGCCGTGCGCTGCTGGGCGACATGCTTGCCGAGAAAGCGGCACGCAATGGCTGGGAAGGTCTGATCATTTACGGCTGCGTACGTGACGTCGACGTGCTCGCTCAGACCGAGCTGGGCGTACAGGCCCTGGCCAGCCACCCGATGAAGACCGACAAGCGTGGCATTGGCGATCTCAACGTCCCGGTGACCTTTTGCGGCGTGACGTTCCGTCCGGGTGAGTACGTGTATGCCGATAACAACGGCATCATTGTGTCGCCAGAGCCGCTGTCGATGCCCCAGTAA
- a CDS encoding zinc transporter ZntB: protein MRESHSEQNGLIHAFVLDGSGGARQIGYQALPTLQLQAHESLWLHWDRSQPQAQQWLRRQSGLSAFACDVLLEENTRPRMLALPQEELLLFLRGVNLNPDAEPEDMVSVRVFADRQRVISLRLRPLRSTEVVIQLLSEGRGPKTASELLIYLAEAMTDRVDDLVMQLSERIDKEEEALEANERYTPEHDSMLSLRRQAAGLRRFLLPQRELYGQLTRNGLSWFVDDDTEYWNELSNRLTRYLEELEMVRERINLVLESEHRRLSERMNRTMYLLAIITGFFLPLSFLTGLLGINVGGIPGADFPYGFAVACVLIGSIALLQWWMLRRLRWL from the coding sequence ATGCGGGAATCTCATAGCGAGCAAAACGGTCTGATCCACGCGTTTGTTCTGGATGGCAGCGGCGGTGCCCGACAGATCGGCTATCAGGCCCTGCCGACCTTGCAACTGCAGGCGCATGAAAGCCTCTGGTTGCACTGGGATCGCAGCCAACCCCAGGCGCAGCAATGGTTGCGCAGGCAGAGCGGACTCAGTGCGTTTGCCTGCGATGTGCTGCTGGAAGAGAACACGCGGCCCCGCATGCTAGCCTTGCCTCAGGAGGAGCTGCTGCTTTTCCTGCGCGGCGTCAATCTGAACCCCGATGCGGAACCGGAAGACATGGTGTCCGTGCGCGTGTTCGCCGATCGGCAACGCGTCATTTCCCTTCGGCTGCGGCCATTGCGATCTACGGAAGTGGTCATACAGCTGCTGTCGGAGGGAAGAGGGCCGAAGACCGCGTCTGAGCTGCTGATCTATCTCGCCGAGGCGATGACCGACCGCGTCGATGACCTCGTCATGCAGCTTTCCGAGCGGATCGATAAGGAAGAAGAAGCGCTTGAGGCGAACGAGCGCTACACCCCCGAGCACGATTCGATGCTCTCCTTGCGTCGGCAGGCGGCTGGCCTGCGCCGGTTCCTGCTGCCCCAGCGGGAGCTCTACGGGCAGCTGACGCGCAACGGACTGAGCTGGTTCGTCGATGACGATACCGAGTATTGGAACGAGCTCAGCAACCGCCTGACCCGTTACCTCGAAGAGCTCGAAATGGTCCGGGAGCGGATCAATCTCGTGCTGGAGTCTGAACACCGCAGGCTGAGCGAGCGGATGAACCGGACCATGTATCTGCTTGCTATCATTACGGGCTTTTTTCTGCCGCTCAGCTTTCTCACCGGGTTGCTCGGAATCAACGTCGGGGGTATCCCAGGTGCCGACTTCCCGTACGGGTTCGCCGTAGCCTGCGTACTGATCGGCAGTATCGCCTTGCTGCAGTGGTGGATGCTTCGCCGTTTGCGTTGGCTATGA
- a CDS encoding mechanosensitive ion channel family protein → MEFDPWTQSLLAAMSSLWASVAAFIPRLFGALVVVLLGFVVAKLLDTLLSKVLAKLGLDRLMAGIGLTKLLGRAGIRIPVSALIGKVVYWFVLLIFLVSAAESLGLERVSATLDMLALYVPKVFGAALILLAGVLLAQVLSGLVRGAAESVGLDYANGLARIAQGLVIIISISVAIGQLEVKTELLNYVIAIVLITFGLAVALAFGLGSRELVGQILAGIYVRELYEVGQRVRLADIEGQIEEIGTVKTLLLTDDGELASVANKVLLEQRVGSR, encoded by the coding sequence ATGGAATTCGATCCCTGGACCCAAAGTCTGCTGGCGGCGATGAGTTCGCTCTGGGCATCTGTCGCGGCCTTCATTCCCCGCCTTTTCGGCGCACTGGTCGTGGTGCTGCTCGGTTTCGTGGTGGCCAAGCTCCTGGACACGCTGCTTTCCAAGGTTCTCGCCAAACTGGGGCTGGATCGCCTGATGGCCGGGATCGGCCTCACCAAGTTGCTGGGACGGGCGGGCATACGCATTCCGGTATCGGCCTTGATCGGCAAGGTGGTGTACTGGTTCGTCCTCCTGATTTTCCTGGTTTCGGCTGCGGAATCGCTCGGACTGGAGCGGGTATCGGCGACCCTGGACATGCTTGCGCTCTACGTGCCGAAAGTATTCGGTGCGGCGCTGATTCTGCTGGCTGGCGTGCTGCTCGCACAGGTGCTCAGTGGTCTCGTTCGCGGCGCTGCGGAAAGCGTGGGGCTGGACTACGCCAACGGCCTGGCCCGGATTGCACAGGGTCTGGTGATCATCATCAGCATCTCGGTGGCTATTGGTCAGCTGGAGGTCAAGACCGAACTGCTGAACTACGTCATCGCCATCGTGCTGATCACCTTTGGCCTTGCGGTGGCGCTGGCGTTCGGTCTAGGTAGCCGCGAACTGGTCGGCCAGATCCTGGCAGGCATATATGTTCGCGAGCTGTACGAAGTGGGCCAGCGTGTGCGCCTGGCAGACATCGAAGGGCAGATCGAGGAGATCGGGACGGTCAAGACATTGCTGCTGACCGATGACGGCGAGCTGGCTTCGGTTGCCAACAAAGTGCTGCTCGAGCAGCGCGTCGGCAGCCGCTAG
- the sigX gene encoding RNA polymerase sigma factor SigX: MTKTPSSISRYDPRQLTDEELVQHAHVELFHITRAYEELMRRYQRTLFNVCARYLGNERDADDVCQEVMLKVLYGLKNFEGKSKFKTWLYSITYNECITQYRKERRKRRLLDALSLDPLEEASDEKAPKIEEKTGLDRWLVHVNPIDREILVLRFVAELEFQEIADIMHMGLSATKMRYKRALDKLREKFSDTAET; encoded by the coding sequence TTGACTAAAACCCCATCGTCCATATCGCGCTACGACCCTCGCCAGCTCACCGATGAAGAGCTGGTGCAGCATGCGCATGTCGAGCTGTTTCATATTACGCGGGCCTACGAAGAACTCATGCGCCGATATCAGCGCACGCTGTTCAATGTATGTGCCCGCTATTTGGGAAACGAGCGAGACGCCGACGATGTCTGTCAGGAAGTAATGCTCAAGGTTCTATATGGCCTGAAGAACTTTGAAGGCAAGTCCAAGTTCAAGACCTGGCTATATAGCATCACTTATAATGAGTGCATTACCCAATATCGCAAAGAGCGCCGCAAGCGACGCCTGCTCGATGCGCTGAGCCTGGATCCGCTCGAGGAAGCCTCAGACGAAAAGGCGCCAAAGATCGAAGAGAAGACCGGTCTCGACCGATGGCTAGTACATGTGAATCCAATCGATCGCGAGATATTGGTGTTGCGTTTTGTTGCTGAACTGGAGTTCCAGGAAATTGCCGATATCATGCACATGGGTTTAAGCGCGACGAAGATGCGATACAAGCGCGCGCTCGACAAGCTGCGAGAAAAATTTTCGGATACCGCTGAAACTTAA
- a CDS encoding OmpA family protein, whose amino-acid sequence MKLKNTLGVVIGSMVAATSLSALAQGQGAVEVEAFGKHYFTDSSRDVQRDGELYGAGVSYFLTDDVSLGLSYGEYHDLTSKDPVGADGSHKNIKGSLTSLDAAYHFGAPGVGLRPYVSAGVAHQSIGQADRGGRDRSTFANVGTGVKYYFTENFFAKASVDGMYNIDADEAEWMAGVGVGLNFGGGARQVAAVEPTPEPAPAPIVDTEPEPAPEVVRVELDVKFDFDKSRVREESYSDIKNLADFMQQYPQTTTVVEGHTDSVGTDQYNQRLSERRAEAVRNVLVNEYGVQGNRVNSVGYGESRPVADNSTEEGRQINRRVEAEVEAQVQ is encoded by the coding sequence ATGAAACTTAAAAACACCTTAGGCGTCGTTATCGGTTCGATGGTTGCCGCCACTTCTCTTAGCGCGCTGGCCCAAGGACAGGGTGCCGTAGAGGTGGAAGCGTTCGGCAAGCACTACTTCACCGATAGCTCGCGTGACGTACAGCGTGACGGCGAGCTCTACGGTGCTGGCGTCAGCTACTTCCTTACCGACGATGTTTCGCTGGGTCTTTCCTATGGCGAGTATCACGACCTGACCTCCAAGGATCCGGTTGGCGCCGATGGCAGCCACAAGAACATCAAGGGCAGCCTGACTTCCCTTGACGCCGCTTACCACTTCGGTGCTCCGGGTGTTGGTCTGCGTCCGTACGTTTCCGCTGGCGTTGCGCACCAGAGCATCGGCCAGGCCGATCGTGGTGGTCGTGACCGCAGCACCTTCGCCAACGTGGGTACTGGCGTGAAGTACTACTTCACCGAGAACTTCTTCGCCAAGGCGAGCGTTGACGGCATGTACAACATCGATGCCGACGAAGCCGAGTGGATGGCTGGCGTTGGTGTCGGCCTGAACTTCGGTGGCGGCGCCCGTCAGGTTGCAGCCGTTGAGCCGACTCCGGAACCGGCTCCGGCTCCGATCGTCGACACCGAGCCGGAACCGGCTCCGGAAGTCGTGCGTGTCGAACTGGACGTCAAGTTCGATTTCGACAAGTCGCGCGTCCGCGAAGAAAGCTACAGCGACATCAAGAACCTCGCTGACTTCATGCAGCAGTACCCGCAGACCACCACCGTGGTTGAAGGTCACACCGACTCCGTTGGTACCGACCAGTACAACCAGCGTCTGTCCGAGCGTCGCGCCGAAGCTGTGCGCAACGTTCTGGTCAACGAGTACGGTGTCCAGGGTAATCGTGTGAACTCCGTTGGCTACGGCGAGTCCCGCCCGGTCGCTGACAACTCCACCGAGGAAGGTCGTCAGATCAACCGTCGTGTAGAGGCCGAGGTAGAAGCTCAGGTTCAGTAA